The proteins below are encoded in one region of Streptomyces sp. NBC_00490:
- a CDS encoding AMP-binding protein produces MESNRRRVAELVAARWDDHRPGLWFEERTLTHHQVAAAAAARAALLTDSLPPGAHIGVLLDNTPEYPLWLSAAALARAAVAGINPTRRGPELARDILHTECRVLVTEPAQLPLLEGLELPGVRVLVTGTEEYEAVLAPYADARPDAAAATPDDRLLLYFTSGSTGAPKAAICTQGRLAAAGRALADQFGVGPDDVHYICMPMFHGNAVIADWAPALAAGAGVALRRRFSASGFLADVRRYRATYFTYVGRAVQYLLATPERDDDRDNPLRVGFGTEAGAVDAAAFERRFGVRLVEGYGSSEGGAAVQWSPGTPSGAVGRAGPGLVVLDPESRKECPAALFDAAGRLLNGDEAIGELVNQGPNPFEGYWRNPEAEGERRRDGWYWTGDLFCRDSDGYLYFAGRTDDRLRVDSENLAAAMIENILARYEGAGSVAVYAVPDPVTGDQVMAAIAGSFEPERFAAFLAAQPDLGTKMAPRFVRVLDRMPVTATNKIHRALLRREGFRCTDPVWWRPPGERTYRKLTPQDIEGPLAPTRGPSEVRRQGLEPRTR; encoded by the coding sequence ATGGAGTCCAACAGGCGCAGGGTCGCGGAACTCGTCGCCGCCCGGTGGGACGACCACCGGCCGGGGCTGTGGTTCGAGGAACGGACCCTCACCCATCACCAGGTCGCGGCCGCCGCCGCGGCCCGGGCGGCGCTGCTGACCGACTCGCTGCCGCCGGGCGCCCATATCGGCGTCCTCCTCGACAACACCCCTGAATACCCCCTCTGGTTGAGCGCGGCCGCCCTCGCCCGCGCCGCCGTCGCCGGCATCAACCCCACCCGCCGCGGCCCCGAACTGGCCCGCGACATCCTGCACACCGAATGCCGCGTCCTGGTCACCGAGCCGGCCCAGCTGCCACTGCTGGAGGGCCTCGAACTGCCGGGCGTCCGGGTGCTGGTGACCGGCACGGAGGAGTACGAGGCCGTCCTCGCGCCGTACGCCGACGCCCGACCGGACGCCGCCGCCGCCACCCCGGACGACCGCCTCCTCCTGTACTTCACCTCGGGCTCCACCGGCGCCCCCAAGGCCGCGATCTGCACACAGGGCCGACTGGCCGCCGCGGGGCGCGCGCTGGCCGACCAGTTCGGGGTCGGGCCCGACGACGTCCACTACATCTGCATGCCGATGTTCCACGGCAACGCGGTGATCGCCGACTGGGCCCCCGCGCTCGCGGCCGGGGCGGGGGTCGCGCTGCGGCGGCGGTTCTCGGCGTCGGGGTTCCTGGCGGACGTACGGCGCTACCGGGCGACGTACTTCACGTATGTGGGCCGGGCCGTGCAGTACCTCCTGGCCACCCCGGAGCGCGACGACGACCGGGACAATCCGCTCCGCGTGGGCTTCGGCACCGAGGCCGGGGCCGTGGACGCCGCGGCCTTCGAGCGGCGGTTCGGGGTGCGGCTGGTGGAGGGGTACGGGTCCTCGGAGGGCGGGGCGGCCGTGCAGTGGTCGCCGGGCACGCCGTCCGGTGCCGTCGGACGGGCGGGGCCCGGGCTCGTCGTCCTCGATCCGGAGTCGCGCAAGGAGTGCCCGGCGGCCCTCTTCGACGCGGCCGGGCGGCTGCTCAACGGCGACGAGGCGATCGGGGAGCTGGTCAACCAGGGCCCGAACCCCTTCGAGGGGTACTGGCGGAATCCGGAGGCGGAGGGGGAGCGGCGGCGGGACGGCTGGTACTGGACGGGGGATTTGTTCTGCCGGGACTCCGACGGCTACCTCTATTTCGCGGGCCGCACGGACGACCGGCTGCGCGTCGACAGCGAGAACCTGGCCGCCGCGATGATCGAGAACATCCTGGCGCGATACGAGGGTGCCGGCTCCGTCGCCGTCTACGCGGTGCCGGACCCGGTGACCGGGGACCAGGTGATGGCGGCGATCGCCGGGAGCTTCGAACCGGAGCGGTTCGCCGCGTTTCTGGCCGCGCAGCCCGACCTCGGGACGAAGATGGCGCCCCGGTTCGTCCGGGTCCTGGACCGGATGCCGGTCACGGCGACGAACAAGATCCACCGCGCCCTGCTGCGCAGAGAAGGCTTCCGCTGCACCGACCCGGTCTGGTGGCGCCCACCAGGCGAACGGACCTACCGGAAACTG
- a CDS encoding DUF3592 domain-containing protein, with protein sequence MDVVFYLVPSLMLAGVLYLSYRVLRRSLQIRSAWNSGLTAEGRCLRVFTTMHGGGGDSSVSTTLHHVYEFTARDGRTVRFEEENGPATNVEGDFVTIHYAEGQNVVATAKPPQRGRLAASTVGILAFLGVFVVFCVGFMVTFHAMSDEFGFGDDVDDTTNTVVVDGVTLTP encoded by the coding sequence ATGGACGTCGTCTTCTACCTCGTACCCAGCCTCATGCTGGCCGGAGTTCTCTACCTCTCCTACCGGGTGCTGCGGCGCTCGCTGCAGATCCGCAGTGCCTGGAACAGCGGGCTGACGGCCGAGGGGCGCTGTCTGCGGGTGTTCACGACGATGCACGGCGGCGGTGGCGACTCGTCCGTGAGCACCACGCTGCACCATGTCTACGAGTTCACCGCCCGCGACGGCCGCACGGTCCGCTTCGAGGAGGAGAACGGGCCGGCGACCAACGTCGAGGGCGACTTCGTCACCATCCACTACGCCGAGGGCCAGAACGTGGTCGCCACGGCCAAGCCGCCGCAGCGTGGCAGGCTGGCGGCGTCCACCGTGGGCATCCTGGCGTTCCTCGGGGTGTTCGTGGTGTTCTGCGTCGGCTTCATGGTCACGTTCCACGCGATGTCCGACGAGTTCGGCTTCGGCGACGATGTCGACGACACCACCAACACCGTCGTCGTGGACGGCGTGACGCTGACCCCGTGA
- a CDS encoding DUF3592 domain-containing protein: MPLMIALLVWGGYALVRRTRERRAAWESGLTARARVVRAWATTQMVNNVARRVQWHEYDYTTGDGLAVRFKESGGPRDRAGGEEVLVYYTPADPEKATASEPQPGKDTAGMVFGLFFIGAAVIAILYAWTTVPEL; this comes from the coding sequence ATGCCCCTGATGATCGCCCTCCTGGTCTGGGGCGGGTACGCACTCGTACGCCGGACCAGGGAGCGGCGAGCCGCCTGGGAGAGCGGACTGACCGCCCGGGCACGGGTGGTGCGCGCCTGGGCCACGACCCAGATGGTCAACAACGTGGCCCGGCGCGTGCAGTGGCACGAGTACGACTACACCACCGGCGACGGCCTCGCGGTCCGCTTCAAGGAGAGCGGCGGCCCCCGGGACCGCGCCGGCGGCGAGGAGGTCCTCGTGTACTACACGCCCGCGGACCCCGAGAAGGCCACCGCTTCCGAGCCGCAGCCAGGCAAGGACACGGCGGGCATGGTGTTCGGACTGTTCTTCATCGGGGCGGCCGTCATCGCGATCCTGTACGCCTGGACGACCGTGCCGGAACTCTGA